A region from the Bradyrhizobium sp. CCBAU 53340 genome encodes:
- the sctV gene encoding type III secretion system export apparatus subunit SctV — protein MANTLHSLIVRAPANPDLMVALMLLLAIGMMIMPIPIVLIDMLIGFNLGFAILLLMVALYLKTPLDFSSLPGVILISTVFRLALTVATTRLILAEGDAGSIIHTFGDFVISGNIAVGIVIFLIVTMVQFMVLAKGAERVAEVSARFTLDALPGKQMAIDAELRNGHIDQNESRRRRAALEQESQLHGAMDGAMKFVKGDAIAGLIVICINMLGGITIGLLSKGMPLEETLHQYTILTIGDALISQIPALLLSITAATIVTRVNGPLQLNLGGDIVSQLTASTQALRLAAGVLIVMGLVPGFPLPPFIMLAVLFGAASFVNVGVQRAKNAAKTEVSSAGTPQAPSQGQKQTLPAEALPIALFLAPNLAGAIDKEELEQAIVRISTLVSSDLGITIPRIPTKIDQLLPESQFRVDVEGVPVGRDFVDPTQLMLNDDVANIELSGIPFRQDVETNRIWIEQLHAPALKAAGIGYHRPSEVVALRVQSTLMRYAQRLVGIQETRQLLGRMEQEYADLVKEVLRTMPVPRIADVLRRLLDEGIPIRNTRLVLEVLAEWSEREQNVVLLTEYVRSGLKRQICHRYANAHRVVAAFIVERHTEDIVRGAVRDTAVGPYLVLDDCDSEMLLSQFRKIHSSIARGQSQPVILGSMDIRRFVRGFLTRNGIDLPVLSYQDLAADFTVQPIGSVKLEASQHKTSPGERRDPIAATS, from the coding sequence ATGGCCAATACCCTGCATAGTCTCATCGTGCGCGCACCAGCTAACCCAGATTTGATGGTCGCGTTGATGCTTCTTCTGGCGATCGGAATGATGATCATGCCGATCCCGATCGTATTGATCGACATGCTGATCGGCTTCAACCTCGGCTTTGCCATACTGCTGCTGATGGTGGCCCTGTATCTCAAGACGCCGCTTGACTTTTCGTCCTTGCCAGGCGTCATCCTGATCTCGACCGTCTTTCGCCTAGCGCTTACCGTCGCGACGACGCGGTTGATTCTTGCGGAGGGGGATGCCGGCAGCATCATACATACATTCGGCGATTTCGTTATATCCGGCAATATCGCTGTTGGCATCGTCATATTCCTCATTGTGACCATGGTGCAATTCATGGTTCTCGCCAAAGGCGCAGAACGGGTCGCAGAAGTGTCGGCGCGTTTCACGCTCGACGCGCTTCCGGGCAAGCAGATGGCAATCGACGCGGAACTGCGCAACGGGCACATCGATCAGAACGAATCTCGCCGTCGGCGAGCGGCGCTGGAGCAAGAGAGCCAACTTCACGGCGCTATGGATGGCGCTATGAAATTTGTGAAGGGCGACGCCATCGCCGGGCTCATAGTTATCTGCATTAACATGCTGGGCGGCATCACAATCGGCTTGCTCTCCAAGGGCATGCCCCTGGAGGAGACGCTGCATCAATATACGATCCTCACCATAGGTGATGCGCTAATTTCGCAGATCCCGGCTCTGCTGCTGTCAATTACGGCTGCAACCATTGTCACTCGTGTCAATGGTCCTTTGCAGCTCAATCTGGGTGGCGATATTGTCAGCCAACTGACGGCCAGCACGCAAGCGCTGCGGTTGGCCGCCGGCGTCCTGATTGTGATGGGGCTCGTACCGGGTTTCCCTTTGCCTCCGTTCATCATGCTGGCCGTACTCTTCGGCGCGGCGAGCTTTGTCAATGTTGGCGTGCAGCGCGCCAAGAACGCCGCCAAGACGGAGGTCAGTAGCGCCGGTACGCCTCAAGCTCCATCGCAGGGTCAGAAACAGACCTTGCCTGCAGAGGCCCTTCCAATCGCGCTGTTCCTCGCACCAAACCTTGCAGGTGCAATCGACAAAGAGGAACTCGAGCAGGCAATCGTGCGAATATCGACACTGGTCTCATCTGATCTTGGTATCACAATTCCGCGCATACCAACCAAGATAGACCAGCTTTTACCTGAATCGCAATTCAGGGTAGACGTTGAGGGAGTGCCCGTTGGGCGAGATTTTGTGGATCCGACGCAACTCATGCTCAACGACGACGTAGCGAATATTGAATTGAGCGGTATCCCCTTTCGGCAAGACGTAGAGACAAATCGGATTTGGATCGAACAACTTCATGCGCCGGCTCTCAAAGCAGCCGGGATAGGGTATCACCGTCCGAGCGAAGTCGTCGCCTTGCGCGTCCAGTCGACATTGATGCGCTATGCACAGCGCCTGGTGGGCATTCAGGAGACCCGACAATTGCTGGGCCGAATGGAGCAGGAATATGCCGATCTGGTGAAGGAGGTGCTGCGCACGATGCCGGTTCCCCGGATCGCCGATGTCCTGCGCCGCTTACTGGACGAGGGCATCCCAATTCGCAACACTCGCTTGGTCCTGGAGGTGTTGGCAGAATGGAGTGAGCGCGAACAAAATGTTGTGTTGCTTACCGAATATGTTCGCTCCGGTCTGAAACGGCAGATCTGTCATCGCTATGCCAACGCCCACCGTGTCGTGGCAGCCTTTATCGTAGAGCGCCACACCGAGGATATCGTGCGCGGTGCGGTGCGCGACACCGCCGTGGGTCCTTATCTCGTTTTGGACGATTGCGATAGCGAGATGCTGCTTTCGCAGTTTCGCAAGATCCATTCGAGCATCGCACGCGGTCAGAGCCAACCCGTCATTCTGGGTTCGATGGATATCCGGCGTTTCGTCCGGGGTTTTCTCACCCGCAACGGGATCGACCTTCCTGTTCTTTCGTATCAGGATCTCGCTGCGGATTTTACGGTTCAGCCGATTGGATCCGTCAAGCTAGAGGCTTCACAACATAAGACTTCCCCAGGAGAGCGTCGTGACCCGATCGCCGCAACCAGCTAA
- a CDS encoding histidine kinase, with product MAAPDGEQHLTPAPPPHLSRAGEVLHITRRERDLLCALSYVHLACGQSAQSLALLQIVAHEHSYDVELLRILVYALISEGHGDDALAALDRLDKLDDDPSSRLPLMVLRSHALRQAGRMAEARALFKSYVSLRSAAPIKQ from the coding sequence ATGGCCGCGCCTGACGGAGAGCAACACCTCACACCTGCTCCGCCGCCACACTTATCACGTGCCGGTGAGGTTTTGCACATCACAAGAAGGGAGCGTGATTTGCTCTGCGCGCTTTCGTATGTCCATCTTGCCTGCGGTCAGAGCGCACAGAGCCTGGCTCTGTTGCAAATCGTAGCTCACGAACATTCTTACGACGTCGAGCTGCTCCGCATTCTGGTCTACGCTCTGATCTCGGAGGGCCACGGTGACGACGCATTGGCGGCACTGGACAGGTTAGACAAGCTTGACGACGACCCGTCTTCGCGCCTGCCTTTGATGGTCTTGCGCAGTCATGCGCTTCGTCAGGCCGGCCGCATGGCCGAGGCACGCGCACTCTTCAAGAGCTATGTTTCATTGCGGAGCGCTGCTCCAATCAAACAATAA
- a CDS encoding tetratricopeptide repeat protein → MRDRIAYALQADADEETFRETLKQQPGKVNAAIPLARALLVRKRPDEALDVLDKVLLAVPADLRALNCEGSCA, encoded by the coding sequence ATGCGCGACCGCATTGCCTACGCTCTCCAAGCGGACGCTGACGAGGAGACTTTTCGCGAAACGTTGAAACAACAACCGGGCAAGGTCAATGCGGCGATTCCTCTGGCGCGTGCCCTGCTGGTGCGCAAGCGCCCGGATGAGGCGCTTGATGTCCTCGACAAGGTCTTGCTCGCGGTCCCTGCAGACCTGCGCGCCCTGAATTGCGAAGGGAGTTGTGCTTGA